The Streptomyces sp. NBC_01244 genome contains a region encoding:
- a CDS encoding peptidoglycan-binding protein codes for MQLVTRAQWGARTPDNGHTAVARNRGVKVHYLGSPYTAGDHSTCAPYMRKIQRDHMDGNGWADFAYNFGVCEHGVVFEGRGLNAQNAANGNTALNRDHFAVVAFVGSSGHTKPTDAQVQGIKDAIAYLRAHGAGDEIRGHRDGYATDCPGPALYALVKSGALEPGGSKPDPEPQGFAQFPGAAWFKSNPNSALVTAMGRRLVAEGCSAYAEGPGPRWTDADRRSYAKWQRKLGYSGSDADGWPGKTSWDKLRVPKV; via the coding sequence ATGCAGCTCGTGACGCGCGCCCAGTGGGGTGCACGCACGCCCGACAACGGGCACACGGCGGTAGCCCGGAACCGGGGCGTCAAGGTTCACTACCTGGGCAGCCCGTACACGGCCGGCGACCACAGCACCTGTGCGCCGTACATGCGCAAGATCCAGCGCGACCACATGGACGGCAATGGTTGGGCCGACTTCGCCTACAACTTCGGCGTCTGCGAACACGGCGTTGTCTTCGAGGGCCGGGGCCTGAACGCGCAGAACGCGGCCAACGGCAACACGGCTTTGAACAGGGACCACTTCGCCGTGGTCGCGTTCGTCGGTAGCTCCGGCCACACGAAGCCGACCGACGCACAGGTTCAGGGGATCAAGGACGCGATTGCCTACCTGCGGGCCCACGGCGCCGGAGACGAGATCCGCGGTCACCGCGACGGGTACGCCACCGACTGTCCCGGCCCGGCCCTGTACGCGCTCGTGAAGTCCGGAGCCCTTGAGCCCGGAGGCTCGAAGCCGGACCCGGAGCCCCAGGGCTTTGCCCAGTTCCCGGGAGCCGCGTGGTTCAAGAGCAACCCGAACAGCGCGCTCGTCACCGCCATGGGCCGCCGGCTCGTGGCTGAGGGGTGCTCCGCCTATGCGGAGGGACCGGGCCCGCGCTGGACGGATGCTGACCGCCGGTCCTACGCGAAGTGGCAGCGCAAGTTGGGCTACTCCGGCTCCGACGCGGACGGGTGGCCCGGCAAGACGAGCTGGGACAAGCTCCGCGTCCCGAAGGTCTGA
- a CDS encoding deoxynucleotide monophosphate kinase family protein, with amino-acid sequence MTYRHIALMGRAGSGKDAVGRRLVRSWAYTRVAFADPLKEMALRIDPVVKYEPAGFGPVPVRLTDVVNRWGWEEAKRRSPEIRRTLQRMGQAVRKHDPNFWVALAMDKVAVADVWNLPVVVTDVRHVNECEALKSRGFTLVRVIRPQAPALGANAAHVSETALDDYPADLTVANVGTLADLHCSADTLVQYR; translated from the coding sequence ATGACGTACCGACACATCGCACTCATGGGCCGGGCCGGGTCGGGCAAGGACGCCGTGGGCCGCCGGCTCGTCCGCTCGTGGGCCTACACGCGGGTGGCCTTCGCGGACCCGCTCAAGGAGATGGCGCTCCGCATTGACCCCGTGGTCAAGTACGAGCCCGCCGGGTTCGGCCCGGTCCCGGTCCGCCTTACCGACGTGGTAAACCGCTGGGGCTGGGAAGAGGCCAAGCGCCGAAGCCCGGAGATCCGGCGCACGCTTCAGCGCATGGGTCAGGCCGTGCGCAAGCACGACCCGAATTTCTGGGTGGCGCTCGCCATGGACAAGGTTGCCGTTGCCGACGTGTGGAACCTGCCGGTTGTCGTCACCGACGTGCGGCACGTCAACGAGTGTGAGGCCCTGAAGAGCCGGGGCTTCACGCTCGTCCGGGTGATCAGGCCCCAGGCGCCGGCGCTGGGAGCCAACGCGGCTCACGTAAGCGAGACCGCGCTTGACGACTACCCGGCGGATCTCACCGTTGCCAACGTCGGCACCCTTGCTGATCTGCACTGTTCCGCGGACACACTCGTTCAGTACCGCTGA